Proteins found in one Synechococcales cyanobacterium CNB genomic segment:
- a CDS encoding DUF2961 domain-containing protein, translated as MNGSWFGGLALAMLSSARSRSISAENPTGGKGAGAHVAPGDDPHCSEAGRDLGRGWKIRPCLRNFEPGQTLTLAEIEGPGVIRHVWCTVLHAVHRWVRLRVYYDDSELPSIDVPLGDFFANGLDGAALVNSLPVAVNPKGGMNSYWPMPFRKGVRVEVTNDGRERISEFFYQIDYTLEPVPDDAAYLHACWRRALTTRERPEHVILDGVRGRGHYVGTYLVWNQLSTGWWGEGEVKFFIDGDAPEGPTICGTGTEDYFGGAWGFVMDHAADLRPTTYSTAFLGYPQAVYEATPRVGPRPPSHGLYRWHVPDPVRFDRDLRVTVQALGWWPSGRYQPLTDDIASTAFWYQSPAASVPSLAGLNERLPR; from the coding sequence ATGAACGGATCGTGGTTCGGCGGGCTGGCCCTGGCCATGCTCTCGTCGGCGAGGAGCAGGTCGATCTCGGCGGAGAATCCGACAGGCGGAAAGGGTGCGGGCGCACACGTCGCTCCAGGCGATGACCCCCACTGCTCGGAGGCGGGGCGCGACCTTGGCCGAGGCTGGAAGATCCGGCCCTGCCTGCGGAACTTCGAGCCGGGGCAGACGCTGACGCTCGCTGAGATAGAGGGACCGGGCGTGATCCGCCACGTCTGGTGCACGGTGCTGCACGCCGTGCACCGCTGGGTGCGGCTGCGCGTTTATTACGACGACAGCGAGCTGCCCTCGATCGACGTGCCTCTCGGCGACTTCTTCGCCAACGGGCTGGACGGGGCCGCGCTCGTGAACTCGCTCCCTGTGGCGGTGAACCCCAAGGGGGGGATGAACTCCTACTGGCCGATGCCCTTCCGCAAGGGCGTGCGCGTCGAGGTGACGAACGACGGCCGCGAACGCATCAGCGAGTTCTTCTACCAGATCGACTACACCCTGGAGCCTGTTCCGGACGACGCGGCATACCTGCACGCCTGCTGGCGGCGTGCGCTGACCACCCGCGAGCGGCCGGAGCACGTGATTCTCGACGGAGTGCGCGGACGGGGACACTACGTCGGCACCTACCTCGTCTGGAATCAGCTCTCCACCGGCTGGTGGGGTGAGGGCGAGGTCAAGTTCTTCATTGACGGCGACGCACCCGAGGGCCCGACCATCTGCGGCACGGGCACCGAGGACTACTTCGGTGGCGCATGGGGGTTTGTCATGGACCACGCTGCGGACCTGCGGCCGACGACCTACTCCACGGCGTTCCTCGGGTACCCGCAGGCGGTCTATGAGGCGACGCCTCGTGTTGGGCCGCGCCCACCCTCGCACGGGCTGTACCGCTGGCACGTCCCTGACCCGGTGCGGTTTGATCGCGACCTGCGTGTGACGGTGCAGGCCCTCGGGTGGTGGCCCAGCGGTCGGTACCAGCCGTTGACCGACGACATCGCCTCGACCGCGTTCTGGTACCAGTCCCCGGCGGCGAGCGTGCCGTCGCTGGCGGGGCTGAACGAGCGGCTGCCGCGCTGA
- a CDS encoding sugar ABC transporter permease, with protein sequence MSRWYMVERRMRHRSSSAAYGFIAFPLAALFLFTLAPTVAGLGLSLFAWDGGGTPRFVGLHNFADLWTDAKFRPALRNTLLFVALSVPPTVVIGFLLAVAVHARWFVGRTAARTAYFLPTILSIVAIGFIWRWLLDPEAGLVNWTLRGFGVERPPDWLNDGWWPMASIVLVSVWRGVGFCMVLYLASLGSISRSLYEAAEVDGASGWSVVRHVTWPQVAPTTAFLLITGVIGALQVFDIVFVMTGQVESDRTNVLNLYVYRQFSYGQLGYASAVGVVIFTITILATLAQLAWYGVRGRGV encoded by the coding sequence ATGTCGAGGTGGTATATGGTGGAAAGGAGAATGCGCCACCGCTCCTCCAGCGCGGCCTACGGCTTCATCGCCTTCCCTCTCGCTGCGCTGTTCCTGTTCACGCTTGCGCCGACCGTCGCCGGGCTGGGGCTGAGCCTGTTCGCTTGGGACGGCGGGGGCACGCCGCGGTTCGTCGGTCTGCACAACTTCGCGGACCTGTGGACGGACGCGAAGTTCCGGCCCGCGTTGCGGAACACGCTGCTGTTCGTCGCCCTCAGCGTGCCGCCGACGGTCGTCATCGGGTTCCTGCTCGCCGTCGCCGTGCACGCACGCTGGTTCGTCGGCAGGACGGCGGCGCGCACGGCATACTTCCTGCCCACGATTCTCTCGATCGTCGCCATCGGCTTCATCTGGCGCTGGCTGCTCGACCCCGAGGCGGGACTGGTGAACTGGACGCTGCGGGGCTTCGGCGTGGAGCGCCCGCCGGACTGGCTCAACGACGGATGGTGGCCGATGGCGTCGATCGTGCTGGTCTCGGTCTGGCGCGGCGTGGGCTTCTGCATGGTGCTGTACCTCGCCTCGCTCGGGTCGATCAGCCGCTCGTTGTACGAGGCCGCGGAAGTGGACGGCGCAAGCGGGTGGTCCGTCGTGCGGCACGTGACCTGGCCGCAGGTCGCGCCGACGACGGCTTTTCTCCTCATCACGGGCGTCATCGGCGCGCTGCAGGTCTTTGACATTGTCTTCGTGATGACCGGCCAGGTCGAGAGCGACCGCACCAACGTGCTGAACCTGTACGTCTACCGCCAGTTCAGCTACGGTCAGCTCGGCTACGCATCCGCTGTCGGCGTCGTCATCTTTACGATCACCATCCTGGCGACACTGGCGCAACTGGCGTGGTACGGCGTGCGCGGGAGGGGGGTGTAG
- a CDS encoding cation-translocating P-type ATPase, translated as MQTDATAIERATRVAPSTRTSAAAWLWQPRVELWASIVAGTLLGGAVAGEHLGGYADAVVLAWTSLAIGMVYGVRAAIVALSDQRVDIDVLMVLGAGLAAGIGHPEEGALLLFLFVLAGALEKLAMQRTRREIEALHALMPTEALVWRDGAWQACEPESLHPGDRVRIRPGDRVPADARIVEGSSAVDESLLTGESVPRSVGVGDEVFTGTINGEGVLVAEVERPVAESSLRRVLELVTVAREQREPLQRVIDRIGQPYTLGVITTSLCVFVVWWLGFGDAPARAAYVAVTLLIVASPCALVISTPTATLAAIARGARAGVLFKGGESIDRLSRTGAVCFDKTGTLTRGRPTVTDVVTLDGLDRESALGTAAALEADSTHPTASAIVSAAQTEGITLPRADEPRAVIGRGMTGRINGHEARVGSLAHMEGLLSENDAAKIRSILDNARTAGMLGVVVAVGGRAGVILLRDEVRPGAKGLVDRLHTLNIRPVRMLTGDDRIVAERVANELGIDRWDASLLPEDKVAAVETTKLEARDQGRELAVAVIGDGVNDAPALAAADVSIAIGSIGSDAAMESADIVLLGEDLERVPWAIRLARRTRTTVKTNIAFALSVIVVMGLVTLIGSRTGLQVPLSVGVLAHEGGTILVVVNSLRLLWFR; from the coding sequence ATGCAGACCGACGCGACCGCGATCGAGCGGGCCACCCGGGTTGCTCCGAGTACGCGGACCTCGGCGGCCGCGTGGCTTTGGCAACCGCGTGTGGAACTGTGGGCATCGATTGTCGCCGGGACGCTGCTCGGCGGGGCCGTGGCGGGCGAACACCTCGGTGGCTACGCGGATGCCGTCGTGCTTGCGTGGACGAGCCTCGCCATCGGCATGGTCTACGGCGTGCGAGCAGCGATCGTCGCGCTGTCGGACCAGCGAGTGGATATCGACGTGCTCATGGTCCTCGGCGCGGGGCTTGCGGCCGGGATAGGGCACCCGGAAGAGGGGGCGTTGCTGCTCTTCCTGTTCGTGCTCGCCGGCGCGCTGGAGAAACTGGCCATGCAGCGGACCCGGCGCGAGATCGAGGCGCTGCACGCGCTCATGCCGACCGAAGCCCTCGTGTGGCGCGACGGCGCCTGGCAGGCGTGCGAGCCGGAGTCGCTGCACCCCGGCGATCGCGTCCGCATCCGACCGGGCGACCGCGTGCCGGCCGACGCCCGCATTGTCGAGGGATCGTCCGCCGTCGACGAGTCCCTGCTCACCGGCGAGAGCGTGCCTCGCTCCGTCGGCGTGGGCGACGAGGTGTTCACCGGCACGATCAACGGCGAGGGCGTGCTGGTCGCCGAAGTCGAGAGGCCCGTCGCAGAGTCCAGCCTGCGGCGAGTGCTGGAACTGGTCACCGTTGCCCGCGAGCAGCGTGAGCCGCTGCAGCGTGTGATCGACCGCATCGGGCAGCCCTACACGCTCGGCGTCATCACGACGAGCCTCTGCGTATTCGTCGTATGGTGGCTCGGCTTCGGCGACGCGCCTGCCCGCGCCGCGTATGTCGCCGTCACGTTGCTTATCGTGGCGTCGCCGTGCGCCCTCGTGATCTCGACGCCCACGGCGACACTCGCGGCGATCGCGCGCGGGGCGAGAGCGGGCGTCCTGTTCAAGGGCGGCGAATCGATCGATCGCCTCAGCCGCACCGGCGCGGTCTGCTTCGACAAGACCGGCACGCTCACACGCGGACGCCCGACCGTAACGGACGTTGTGACGCTCGACGGGCTGGACCGGGAGAGCGCGCTCGGCACGGCAGCGGCGCTCGAAGCCGACTCAACTCATCCGACGGCCTCGGCGATCGTTTCCGCCGCCCAGACCGAAGGTATCACGCTCCCGCGAGCGGACGAGCCTCGGGCGGTCATTGGACGCGGCATGACCGGGAGAATCAACGGGCACGAAGCCCGCGTTGGTAGCCTCGCCCACATGGAGGGGCTGCTGTCGGAGAACGATGCTGCGAAGATCCGGTCGATCCTCGACAACGCCCGCACGGCGGGGATGCTCGGCGTGGTCGTGGCTGTTGGGGGACGCGCCGGCGTCATCCTGTTGCGCGACGAAGTTCGACCAGGGGCGAAAGGCCTTGTCGATCGCCTGCACACCCTGAACATCCGCCCCGTACGAATGCTCACCGGCGACGACCGGATCGTGGCCGAGCGCGTAGCCAACGAGCTCGGCATCGATCGGTGGGACGCCTCGCTGCTTCCGGAGGACAAGGTAGCAGCGGTGGAGACGACGAAGCTCGAAGCACGCGATCAGGGACGCGAACTCGCCGTCGCTGTCATCGGTGACGGCGTGAACGACGCCCCAGCCCTCGCCGCGGCCGACGTCTCGATCGCCATCGGCTCCATCGGCTCGGACGCAGCGATGGAGTCGGCGGACATCGTGCTGCTGGGCGAAGACCTCGAACGGGTGCCGTGGGCGATCCGCCTGGCTCGCCGCACGCGAACGACGGTGAAGACGAACATCGCCTTCGCCCTCTCCGTCATCGTGGTCATGGGGCTGGTCACGCTGATCGGTTCACGAACCGGGCTTCAGGTGCCGCTGTCGGTCGGCGTCCTCGCCCACGAAGGCGGCACCATCCTCGTCGTCGTCAACTCCCTCCGGCTCCTCTGGTTCCGGTGA
- a CDS encoding carbohydrate ABC transporter permease, translated as MRRAARHHRPPMPIVLLVHTLVYAGVATMALPLLWMVVTSLKTEAEAGASPTFATLLPDAPQWANYARAFESARLERYYLNSTLAAVLTTVLGVAHNALAGYAFAKLRFRGRRALLGVAMATMMVPVQVYFIFAYLLCTWLGYVDSVQALVVPFLASGFGIFYMRQATLTVPDSLLEAGRLDGMSEFDLFWHVVRPTVWPAMSELGIFTFVFSWNNFFWPLIVVDSERSKTLPLALADLSAGLYVDSWPVQMAAATIMVFPMVVVYLVLQRAFVQGVALTGLKE; from the coding sequence GTGCGCCGGGCCGCGCGCCACCACCGCCCGCCGATGCCGATCGTGCTGCTCGTGCACACGCTCGTTTACGCGGGGGTGGCCACGATGGCTCTGCCGCTGCTCTGGATGGTCGTCACGTCGCTCAAGACCGAGGCCGAGGCCGGGGCGTCGCCGACGTTCGCCACCCTGCTACCCGATGCGCCGCAGTGGGCGAACTACGCGAGGGCGTTCGAGTCGGCCCGCCTCGAGCGGTACTACCTGAACTCGACGCTTGCCGCCGTGCTGACGACCGTGCTGGGAGTCGCGCACAACGCCCTTGCAGGCTACGCCTTCGCGAAACTCCGATTCCGTGGCCGTCGCGCGCTGCTCGGCGTCGCGATGGCGACCATGATGGTGCCCGTGCAGGTCTACTTCATCTTCGCGTACCTGCTCTGCACCTGGCTGGGGTACGTGGACAGCGTGCAGGCGCTGGTCGTGCCGTTTCTCGCGTCGGGGTTCGGGATCTTTTATATGCGCCAGGCGACGCTCACCGTACCGGATTCGCTGCTCGAAGCAGGTCGGCTCGACGGCATGTCCGAGTTCGACCTGTTCTGGCACGTCGTACGCCCGACGGTCTGGCCCGCCATGAGCGAGCTGGGCATCTTCACGTTCGTCTTCAGTTGGAACAACTTCTTCTGGCCGCTGATCGTCGTCGACTCCGAGCGGTCGAAAACACTTCCGCTCGCGCTCGCGGACCTCTCGGCTGGGCTGTACGTGGATTCGTGGCCCGTGCAGATGGCCGCCGCGACGATCATGGTCTTTCCCATGGTGGTCGTCTACCTTGTTCTGCAGCGGGCCTTCGTCCAGGGCGTGGCCCTCACCGGACTCAAGGAATAG
- a CDS encoding TlpA family protein disulfide reductase — MRHRSLPVAALAAVLLVPVGTASAQTRGSQRQQPAQQVNASDPGPAAWRDRGDPPSRRHWDTLEGKPASSLDGLTTWINTDARSWADLRGKVVLLDYWATWCGPCRAALPKLRELHAKYEDRGLVILGVHSARGWEQMDPFVQKEQLPWAFAADPQRKLSSQLDVKFIPSYFVIDRNGVMRVAGADRNKLEEIVNALLSEPYDAPGARTIEGGWPAPAEKKLYGQDFRGKPAPDFVVEEWLTNQPDTKEKVVIIDFWATWCGPCRKAIPELNEIQAKFRHDVVVIGVSDETAEKVREFMASNDMYYPQAIDTQKRMSNAVGVEGIPHVLVISSDGVVRWQGYPLDTSDPLTHEIVEQIVTADPGVQARRARRSGGG; from the coding sequence GTGCGGCATCGATCGCTTCCCGTGGCTGCCCTCGCGGCCGTTCTTCTTGTTCCCGTCGGCACAGCGAGTGCGCAGACGCGCGGCTCTCAGCGTCAGCAACCCGCGCAGCAGGTGAATGCTTCCGATCCCGGACCGGCGGCGTGGCGTGATCGCGGCGATCCTCCCTCGCGCCGTCACTGGGACACACTCGAAGGCAAGCCCGCTTCGTCCCTCGACGGCCTGACCACGTGGATCAACACCGACGCTCGCTCGTGGGCCGACCTGCGCGGCAAGGTCGTGCTCCTCGACTACTGGGCGACCTGGTGCGGCCCATGCCGCGCTGCGCTGCCGAAACTGCGCGAGCTGCACGCGAAGTACGAGGACCGCGGCCTGGTCATCCTCGGCGTACACTCCGCCCGCGGTTGGGAGCAGATGGACCCCTTCGTCCAGAAGGAGCAACTCCCGTGGGCGTTCGCCGCGGACCCTCAGCGGAAACTCTCCTCCCAACTCGACGTCAAGTTCATTCCCAGTTACTTTGTGATCGACCGCAACGGCGTCATGCGCGTCGCCGGTGCGGACCGGAACAAGCTGGAGGAGATCGTCAATGCTCTCCTCTCCGAGCCGTACGACGCACCGGGGGCGCGGACGATCGAAGGCGGTTGGCCCGCCCCGGCCGAGAAGAAGTTGTACGGTCAGGACTTCCGCGGCAAGCCCGCGCCGGACTTCGTGGTCGAGGAGTGGTTGACGAACCAGCCCGACACGAAGGAGAAGGTCGTCATCATCGACTTCTGGGCGACGTGGTGCGGCCCGTGCCGGAAGGCCATCCCTGAACTCAACGAGATCCAGGCGAAGTTCCGCCACGACGTGGTCGTGATCGGCGTAAGCGACGAGACAGCCGAGAAAGTCCGCGAGTTCATGGCATCGAACGACATGTACTACCCGCAGGCGATCGACACGCAGAAGCGCATGTCCAACGCCGTCGGCGTCGAGGGCATCCCGCACGTGCTGGTCATCAGCAGCGACGGTGTTGTGCGTTGGCAGGGCTATCCGCTCGATACGAGCGACCCGCTGACGCATGAGATCGTGGAACAGATCGTCACTGCTGACCCGGGCGTGCAGGCGCGGCGGGCACGCAGGTCGGGCGGGGGCTGA
- a CDS encoding HDIG domain-containing protein: MPAEARALMHEWTQSPSLRTHMECVAACMGAYARLLDASDEDRWIVAGLLHDFDYERHPTKEEHPFVGVRHLESLGVDADIREAILGHAEYSGVPRRSPMARALFAVDELAGFLVACARVRPDGFAGLEPKSVRKKLKDKAFAAAVNRDDVRIGFEELLPLLPEGFDESAHFQTCVEAIRTRVPEFSASPA, from the coding sequence ATGCCCGCCGAGGCCCGCGCCCTGATGCACGAGTGGACGCAGTCCCCCTCGCTCCGAACGCACATGGAGTGCGTCGCGGCGTGCATGGGGGCCTACGCGCGCCTCCTCGACGCGAGCGATGAGGACCGCTGGATCGTCGCCGGACTGCTGCACGACTTCGACTACGAGCGCCACCCGACGAAGGAGGAGCATCCATTCGTCGGCGTGCGGCATCTCGAATCGCTGGGCGTGGACGCGGACATCCGCGAGGCCATCCTCGGCCACGCGGAGTACTCGGGCGTCCCCAGGCGTTCACCGATGGCCCGCGCCCTCTTCGCCGTGGACGAACTGGCGGGGTTCCTCGTGGCCTGCGCCAGGGTGCGGCCCGACGGCTTCGCGGGGCTCGAACCGAAGAGCGTGCGCAAGAAACTCAAGGACAAGGCCTTCGCCGCGGCGGTCAACCGCGACGACGTCCGCATCGGCTTCGAGGAACTCCTGCCGCTCCTGCCGGAAGGCTTCGACGAGTCCGCCCACTTTCAGACCTGCGTCGAGGCGATCCGGACGCGCGTGCCGGAGTTCTCCGCCTCGCCCGCCTGA
- a CDS encoding sugar ABC transporter substrate-binding protein: MRSSAVVLFGIAAGTAAVLAPTAILAPDRADTRSREILFTVWGMPFEDRLFEDGYARGFEADEPGLRVEYRRFPDVTAKYTAWHARGIGAEVMRIQVTDYHQMVDRGMLEPLDAYIDDPVDGMNEAALAAIPPEMLDALRVDGRLYALPQDMAQIGLYYNRAIFDAWNAAHPNDPVEYPREGWTWDDLRETARKLTRREGGRVEVYGFDMFIWQWPFMNFFAQAGGALWSEDGLSTLIDSPAGVEAIALVRSMVFEDGSFVPAFGEQQATGPHSRFAEGRTAMFLDGSWMAPSFQLRNPSLDFAVAPVPRGRVEAVCAGACLWGISVHAKHKRDAWRMIRWLVDEPQALRYWDTLRVAPPANLAVVNSEAFTRTSGIESEREPGRYLVPPMREDEFARYAEWLRYGMTPRGDSGEAPAFVPVSLYQRALENEISALLHDVLRHPTNPTAEDALARAARAVHDVIDRDRAAKGLPKVERGRKPD; this comes from the coding sequence GTGCGGTCATCGGCTGTTGTCCTCTTCGGCATCGCGGCGGGCACAGCAGCGGTTCTCGCGCCGACGGCGATCCTCGCCCCTGACCGCGCCGACACCAGGTCGCGCGAGATCCTGTTCACCGTCTGGGGAATGCCGTTTGAGGACCGCCTGTTCGAGGACGGCTACGCCCGCGGCTTCGAGGCCGATGAGCCGGGTCTGCGCGTCGAGTACCGCCGCTTCCCGGACGTGACCGCGAAGTACACCGCCTGGCACGCCCGCGGCATCGGCGCGGAGGTCATGCGGATTCAGGTAACCGACTATCACCAGATGGTCGATCGCGGGATGCTGGAGCCGCTGGATGCGTACATCGACGATCCCGTGGACGGCATGAACGAGGCGGCTCTGGCGGCGATCCCACCAGAGATGCTCGACGCGCTCCGGGTTGACGGCAGGTTGTACGCACTGCCCCAGGACATGGCGCAGATCGGCCTGTACTACAACCGCGCCATCTTCGACGCCTGGAACGCGGCACATCCCAACGACCCGGTGGAGTATCCACGCGAGGGATGGACGTGGGACGACCTGCGTGAAACGGCCCGAAAACTCACCCGGCGTGAAGGCGGTCGCGTCGAGGTCTACGGCTTCGACATGTTCATCTGGCAGTGGCCCTTCATGAACTTCTTCGCGCAGGCGGGCGGCGCCCTCTGGAGCGAGGACGGGCTGTCAACGCTGATCGACTCGCCGGCCGGCGTCGAGGCGATCGCGCTGGTCAGGAGCATGGTCTTCGAGGACGGCTCGTTCGTCCCCGCGTTCGGCGAGCAGCAGGCGACCGGTCCGCACTCGCGGTTCGCGGAAGGGCGAACGGCGATGTTCCTGGACGGCTCGTGGATGGCGCCGAGTTTTCAGCTGCGCAACCCTTCGCTCGATTTCGCGGTCGCGCCCGTGCCGCGCGGCCGCGTCGAGGCGGTCTGCGCCGGCGCGTGCCTGTGGGGCATCTCCGTCCACGCGAAGCACAAGCGGGACGCATGGCGGATGATCCGGTGGCTCGTGGACGAGCCGCAGGCGCTCCGGTATTGGGACACGCTCCGCGTCGCGCCGCCGGCCAACCTCGCCGTGGTCAACTCCGAGGCGTTCACGCGAACGTCGGGCATCGAGTCCGAGCGCGAGCCGGGGCGGTACCTCGTGCCGCCGATGCGGGAGGACGAGTTCGCTCGCTACGCAGAGTGGCTGCGCTACGGCATGACGCCGCGAGGGGATTCCGGCGAAGCGCCGGCCTTCGTCCCGGTATCGCTCTACCAGCGCGCGCTCGAGAACGAGATATCCGCGCTCCTGCACGACGTCCTCCGCCACCCGACCAACCCCACGGCGGAGGACGCGCTGGCCCGTGCCGCCAGGGCGGTGCATGACGTGATCGACCGCGACAGGGCCGCCAAGGGGCTGCCGAAGGTCGAGCGCGGAAGGAAGCCGGATTGA
- a CDS encoding BtpA/SgcQ family protein, whose translation MANGWWPLRPKALVGMVHAGALPGAPFNETTVEMLAVQAAGEARLLAETGFDAIIVENMHDRPYLHGRHGPEVAAAMTRIALEVADATDLPLGVQVLSGGEREALAVALAAGARFIRCENFVYAHVADEGLLPDAAAGPLLRYRRSIGAEAIAIMCDVKKKHASHAITADVSLAEACHAAEFFGADGLVVTGRFTGEAVAPDDLAEARGATRLPVWVGSGATPESLAALYQHADAVIVGSWIKQAGVWSNPPDADRCRAMVEAARRARAE comes from the coding sequence ATGGCGAACGGTTGGTGGCCGCTGCGGCCGAAGGCGCTCGTCGGGATGGTGCACGCCGGGGCATTGCCCGGCGCACCGTTCAATGAAACGACGGTGGAGATGCTGGCCGTGCAGGCGGCGGGGGAAGCCCGCCTGCTCGCCGAGACCGGCTTCGACGCGATCATCGTCGAGAACATGCACGACCGGCCGTACCTGCACGGTCGGCACGGGCCGGAGGTCGCGGCCGCGATGACCCGGATCGCGCTCGAGGTCGCGGACGCGACCGACCTGCCGCTCGGCGTGCAGGTGCTCTCGGGCGGCGAGCGCGAGGCGCTGGCGGTCGCGCTCGCCGCGGGGGCGAGGTTCATCCGCTGCGAGAACTTCGTCTACGCGCACGTGGCGGACGAGGGCCTGCTGCCGGACGCCGCGGCCGGGCCGTTGCTCCGCTACCGGCGTTCGATCGGCGCGGAGGCGATCGCCATCATGTGCGACGTGAAGAAGAAGCACGCGTCCCACGCCATCACGGCGGACGTGTCGCTGGCGGAAGCGTGCCACGCCGCGGAGTTCTTCGGGGCGGACGGGCTGGTGGTCACCGGCCGGTTCACGGGCGAGGCCGTCGCGCCGGACGATCTCGCCGAGGCACGGGGCGCGACCCGGCTTCCGGTTTGGGTCGGCTCCGGAGCGACGCCCGAGTCGCTCGCCGCGCTCTATCAGCACGCGGACGCGGTCATCGTCGGCTCGTGGATCAAGCAGGCAGGCGTCTGGTCGAATCCGCCTGATGCCGACCGTTGCCGGGCGATGGTCGAGGCTGCGCGGCGTGCCCGCGCGGAGTAG